Proteins found in one Sporosarcina jeotgali genomic segment:
- a CDS encoding metallophosphoesterase, producing MKLIVMSDSHGDQETIQSIRDRETGADGYFHCGDSELAADAGILQGIEIVQGNCDWNGTFPESATTELGNQKIVMVHGHQHGVKESLMQLKYAAEQVNANIVLFGHSHLYGAELQDGVLYVNPGSTLLPRDGRVATYAVIEQGDSLMVTFRSPETGEAVEKVFFTTN from the coding sequence ATGAAACTGATCGTAATGAGCGACTCCCACGGTGATCAGGAAACGATCCAATCGATCCGTGATCGGGAAACCGGTGCAGATGGATATTTCCATTGTGGTGATAGTGAATTGGCGGCAGATGCGGGCATTTTGCAAGGGATTGAAATTGTTCAAGGCAACTGTGACTGGAACGGGACATTTCCGGAGTCAGCAACAACTGAATTGGGCAATCAAAAAATAGTAATGGTCCACGGCCACCAGCATGGTGTGAAAGAGTCGCTCATGCAGCTGAAATACGCTGCAGAGCAAGTGAATGCCAACATCGTGTTATTCGGCCACTCACACCTGTACGGGGCGGAACTGCAGGATGGCGTGCTGTATGTAAATCCAGGGAGTACGCTGCTTCCTAGAGACGGGCGTGTTGCGACGTATGCGGTGATCGAACAAGGGGATTCTCTTATGGTGACATTCCGCAGTCCGGAGACTGGCGAAGCTGTAGAAAAAGTGTTTTTCACAACAAATTAA
- a CDS encoding XTP/dITP diphosphatase has protein sequence MKQILVATNNKGKVRDFEELFKPHGIEVISLKDLDEPIEVEETGTTFEENAILKAEETAKFLGKWVISDDSGLEIDALNGEPGVYSARYAGEPKDDEANIDKALNGLKDVPEGSRDARFRCVLAIAGPGIETQTFSGSCEGSILFERHGENGFGYDPIFYVPSEEKAMAELTPAEKAAISHRGEAMRKFEKHLPSLISEAGMNA, from the coding sequence ATGAAACAAATTTTAGTTGCAACAAACAATAAAGGGAAAGTAAGAGATTTCGAAGAGTTATTCAAACCACACGGCATCGAAGTAATTTCTTTGAAAGATCTAGACGAGCCGATTGAAGTAGAGGAAACGGGAACGACATTCGAAGAGAATGCGATTCTAAAAGCGGAAGAAACAGCGAAGTTTTTAGGCAAATGGGTCATTTCTGATGACAGTGGTCTTGAGATTGATGCATTAAACGGTGAACCAGGTGTCTACTCGGCACGTTACGCGGGCGAACCTAAGGATGACGAGGCCAATATCGATAAAGCGTTAAACGGCCTTAAAGACGTTCCTGAAGGCTCTAGAGATGCTCGGTTCCGCTGCGTGCTGGCAATCGCAGGTCCTGGAATTGAAACACAGACATTTTCAGGAAGCTGTGAGGGATCCATTCTATTTGAACGTCATGGAGAGAATGGCTTCGGTTATGATCCGATTTTCTATGTGCCATCTGAAGAAAAAGCGATGGCAGAGTTGACGCCGGCTGAAAAAGCTGCGATTTCCCACAGAGGCGAAGCGATGCGCAAGTTCGAAAAGCATCTTCCAAGTCTAATCAGTGAGGCGGGGATGAACGCATGA
- the rph gene encoding ribonuclease PH — MRHDGRAVDALRNVQIEKDYLLHPEGSVLITVGNTKVICTASVEDRVPPFLRGSGKGWVTAEYSMLPRATGQRTQREASKGKIGGRTMEIQRLIGRALRAVIDLEALGERTIWIDCDVIQADGGTRTASITGAFVAMAMATAGIVERKKLPKFPITQYLAATSVGKSDSNELILDLDYVEDSSAAVDMNVVMTSTGEFVELQGTGEESTFTRKEMNGLLDLAENGIQQLIDLQKQALGTICDMIESKEEAAQ, encoded by the coding sequence ATGAGACATGATGGACGAGCAGTTGACGCTCTAAGAAATGTACAGATTGAAAAGGATTATTTACTTCATCCGGAAGGCTCGGTTCTGATCACAGTTGGCAATACAAAAGTGATTTGTACAGCATCTGTGGAAGATCGGGTACCGCCGTTTTTACGCGGAAGCGGAAAAGGCTGGGTAACTGCAGAATATTCCATGCTGCCTAGAGCAACAGGACAACGGACACAGCGTGAAGCATCTAAAGGGAAAATTGGCGGCCGTACGATGGAAATCCAGCGTTTGATCGGCAGAGCATTGCGGGCAGTCATTGACCTGGAAGCGCTGGGAGAGCGGACGATTTGGATCGACTGTGATGTCATCCAAGCCGACGGCGGAACACGTACAGCATCGATTACGGGAGCGTTTGTAGCGATGGCAATGGCCACTGCGGGGATCGTCGAGCGAAAAAAATTGCCGAAATTCCCGATTACTCAATACCTGGCTGCAACAAGTGTTGGAAAATCAGATTCAAATGAGCTCATTTTGGATTTGGATTACGTCGAAGATTCATCCGCAGCGGTGGATATGAACGTTGTCATGACGAGCACCGGCGAATTTGTTGAGTTACAAGGCACAGGCGAAGAGTCTACATTCACTCGCAAAGAGATGAATGGACTTCTGGATCTTGCGGAAAACGGCATCCAGCAATTGATTGACCTGCAAAAACAAGCACTCGGAACGATTTGTGACATGATTGAGTCAAAAGAGGAGGCTGCACAATGA
- the murI gene encoding glutamate racemase, translating into MTELSDLPIGIIDSGVGGLTVMDELLNRMPNEQFLYIGDDARCPYGNRSPQEVVQFTHELISALDKFGVKMAVIACNTATAFALEHVQPLFNFPIIGVIEPGARTAVEKSKTKRIVVLGTSGTVKSQAYDHAILALAPDAYIHGLACPEFVPIVERGVYKLEEADRVVEKTLVPLSDETFDAAILGCTHFPLLSHFIRKHLPAGTELITSGSATADMSIRILDELQLQRETVTARKSVFYTTGDPAHFELIVKDWLHIEDPMVEKLVL; encoded by the coding sequence ATGACCGAACTCTCAGATTTACCCATCGGCATTATCGACTCAGGAGTGGGCGGTCTCACTGTGATGGACGAGCTTCTGAATCGAATGCCGAACGAACAATTTTTATACATAGGAGATGACGCCCGGTGCCCATATGGCAATCGGTCTCCGCAAGAAGTCGTCCAGTTCACGCATGAACTTATCAGTGCACTCGACAAATTCGGCGTCAAAATGGCTGTCATTGCTTGTAACACGGCGACCGCATTTGCATTGGAGCACGTTCAGCCTTTGTTCAATTTCCCGATTATCGGAGTGATTGAGCCAGGTGCCCGAACAGCGGTTGAAAAATCGAAGACAAAGCGGATTGTAGTTCTCGGGACAAGCGGGACTGTGAAGAGTCAGGCATATGACCATGCAATTTTAGCATTGGCGCCTGATGCGTATATTCATGGACTCGCGTGTCCTGAATTTGTTCCCATTGTAGAACGCGGCGTATACAAGTTAGAAGAGGCGGACCGAGTTGTCGAAAAGACGCTTGTTCCACTATCTGACGAGACGTTCGATGCTGCAATATTGGGATGTACGCATTTCCCGCTGTTGTCGCACTTTATTCGGAAGCATTTGCCTGCAGGCACTGAACTCATTACATCAGGTTCAGCGACAGCAGATATGTCCATTCGGATTTTGGATGAACTGCAGTTACAGCGGGAAACCGTGACTGCACGAAAGTCTGTGTTCTACACAACGGGTGACCCAGCTCATTTTGAATTAATCGTAAAAGACTGGCTGCATATAGAGGATCCTATGGTGGAGAAGCTAGTTCTTTAA
- a CDS encoding MarR family winged helix-turn-helix transcriptional regulator, producing MEKDLRYIAAIIKQQGRKILSNYTITPPQFVALQWLFEHGDMTIGDLSNRMFLAFSTTTDLVDRMEKNELVKRVRDEKDRRVVRIHLLAEGERVIEEVIDKRREYLQDVVKDFNPKELSTFTELLSKLHVEMSKD from the coding sequence ATGGAAAAAGATTTGCGTTATATCGCAGCAATCATAAAGCAGCAAGGGCGCAAGATTTTAAGTAACTATACGATTACACCTCCTCAATTCGTTGCGCTCCAATGGTTATTTGAACATGGAGATATGACAATCGGTGATTTGTCGAACAGAATGTTTTTGGCATTCAGCACGACGACTGATTTAGTCGATCGAATGGAAAAGAATGAATTGGTGAAACGTGTACGGGACGAAAAAGACCGTCGTGTGGTACGAATTCATCTGTTAGCTGAAGGAGAGCGAGTAATCGAAGAGGTAATCGATAAGCGACGCGAATACTTGCAAGATGTAGTAAAAGATTTTAACCCGAAAGAATTGTCAACGTTTACAGAACTGCTGTCAAAACTACACGTGGAAATGAGCAAAGATTAA
- a CDS encoding RDD family protein translates to MKPITKKRMKAYFIDLALSAAVIGVSEYFLRKKVKNEAIHALVTPSVVMCTLECVQLVRSGQTVGYKKMGLVLESENGTDLNTKQLLKRTFYRDTFNTFQFIGNRQGFEKDDGKVLPHDSYAGTIVKEI, encoded by the coding sequence ATGAAACCAATTACAAAAAAACGAATGAAAGCCTATTTTATAGACTTAGCACTATCCGCTGCCGTAATTGGCGTAAGTGAATATTTTCTCCGTAAAAAGGTGAAAAATGAAGCAATTCATGCACTTGTGACGCCATCAGTTGTTATGTGCACACTTGAATGTGTTCAACTAGTTAGAAGTGGACAAACTGTTGGTTATAAGAAAATGGGATTAGTTTTGGAAAGCGAAAATGGAACGGATTTGAATACAAAACAGCTATTAAAACGAACTTTTTATCGAGATACGTTTAATACGTTTCAATTTATCGGCAATCGTCAAGGGTTCGAGAAAGATGATGGAAAGGTTTTACCTCATGATTCTTATGCAGGAACAATTGTGAAGGAAATTTGA